One region of Chryseobacterium muglaense genomic DNA includes:
- a CDS encoding TetR/AcrR family transcriptional regulator, translating into MISSPKDRILNTTFTLFANQGYNSTGINQIISEANVAKASFYQHFKSKEDLCVAFLNVRHDYWFNELNTFIYGHQEVKSKILAAFDFLIYMNAKENFRGCSFLNILSEIPTDNIKILSVIQSHKKSLRQFFLDILKEESVSDHVYMLFESSIIESQLFKSNQLIERSKIIINSLKF; encoded by the coding sequence ATGATATCATCACCAAAAGATAGGATTTTAAATACAACTTTCACGCTGTTTGCAAATCAAGGTTATAATTCTACAGGTATTAACCAGATCATCTCAGAAGCAAATGTTGCTAAGGCTAGTTTTTACCAACACTTTAAATCTAAGGAGGATCTCTGCGTTGCATTTTTGAACGTCAGACACGACTATTGGTTCAATGAGCTTAATACTTTTATATACGGTCATCAGGAAGTAAAGTCAAAAATTTTGGCGGCTTTCGATTTCCTGATCTATATGAATGCAAAGGAAAACTTCAGAGGTTGCAGTTTTCTTAATATACTGTCAGAAATACCAACTGATAATATTAAAATATTAAGTGTAATCCAGTCTCATAAAAAAAGTCTGCGACAGTTTTTCTTAGATATTTTGAAAGAAGAATCAGTTTCTGACCATGTTTATATGCTCTTTGAAAGCTCTATTATAGAAAGTCAGCTCTTTAAGTCGAATCAACTGATCGAAAGATCGAAAATAATTATTAATAGTTTAAAATTTTAA
- a CDS encoding IS1182 family transposase, translating into MLLQQEKLPLSSYSGLYDLIVPKENLLRKINELIDFSFIYEELLSKYCLSNGRNAESPVRMFKYLLLKSIYTVSDVDVVERSQYDMSFKYFLEMTPEEEVIHPSSLTKFRKLRLKDTDLLNMLIGKTVTIAIEKGIIKSKSIIVDATHTLSRSNPFSTIEVLRERSKLLRKTVYQFDEEFKTTMPSKNSDNDVSKELDYCRELEKRIENEPSLCEIPAVKEKLNLLKEMMEDTGEQLFFSKDNDAKTGHKSAESSFFGYKTHLAMSEERIITAAVVTSGEKGDGPELPKLLKISQDNGMEVDAIIGDGAYSGKENLKIADQQNIKVVAKLNPSITQGFRKDEDIFDYNKDADRFVCPAGHLAIRKARQNKKNIGKNQVDTYYFDVEKCRVCPLKEGCYKEGAKSKTYSVSIKSELHQDQMAFQESDYYKEKSKHRYKIEAKNSELKNVHGYNRAIAYGIENMQMQGAMAIFAVNLKRILKLI; encoded by the coding sequence ATGTTATTACAGCAAGAAAAACTTCCATTGAGTTCGTATTCCGGATTGTATGATTTAATCGTTCCCAAGGAAAATCTTCTTCGTAAAATTAATGAGTTGATTGATTTTTCTTTCATCTATGAAGAGCTTTTGAGCAAGTACTGCCTGAGCAACGGGCGTAATGCAGAAAGCCCGGTACGAATGTTCAAATACCTGCTTTTGAAAAGTATTTATACCGTTTCTGATGTAGACGTGGTGGAACGTTCGCAGTATGACATGTCCTTTAAATATTTTTTGGAAATGACTCCCGAAGAGGAAGTTATTCATCCCAGTTCGCTTACAAAATTCAGAAAACTGCGTTTGAAAGATACAGATTTGCTGAATATGCTGATTGGCAAAACCGTAACGATTGCCATTGAAAAAGGAATCATCAAATCCAAATCAATTATTGTAGATGCCACGCATACTTTGTCGAGAAGCAACCCTTTTTCGACAATCGAAGTATTGCGGGAACGCTCCAAGCTGCTTCGGAAAACCGTTTATCAGTTTGATGAAGAATTTAAAACGACAATGCCTTCCAAAAACAGCGACAACGATGTAAGCAAGGAATTGGATTATTGCAGAGAGCTCGAAAAACGCATTGAAAACGAGCCCTCTCTCTGTGAGATTCCTGCCGTAAAGGAGAAGCTGAACCTTCTGAAAGAAATGATGGAGGACACAGGTGAGCAACTGTTTTTTTCAAAAGACAACGATGCCAAAACGGGTCACAAATCTGCAGAGAGTTCATTTTTCGGATACAAAACGCATCTGGCGATGAGCGAAGAGCGAATAATCACGGCAGCGGTGGTAACTTCGGGAGAAAAAGGCGATGGTCCGGAGCTTCCCAAACTATTGAAGATAAGCCAGGATAACGGGATGGAAGTAGATGCCATCATCGGCGATGGTGCTTACAGCGGAAAAGAAAATCTGAAAATTGCAGACCAGCAAAATATTAAGGTAGTAGCTAAGCTCAATCCCTCCATCACCCAAGGTTTTAGAAAAGACGAAGATATATTTGACTACAATAAAGATGCTGACCGTTTTGTTTGTCCTGCAGGGCACTTGGCGATACGCAAAGCACGTCAAAACAAAAAAAATATAGGCAAAAACCAAGTTGACACCTATTATTTTGATGTCGAAAAGTGCAGGGTTTGTCCATTGAAAGAAGGTTGCTATAAGGAGGGTGCAAAAAGTAAAACATATTCTGTTTCCATCAAGTCAGAATTGCATCAGGACCAGATGGCTTTTCAGGAAAGCGATTATTACAAAGAAAAATCGAAACACCGCTATAAAATAGAAGCCAAAAACAGTGAACTTAAAAATGTGCACGGCTATAACAGAGCGATTGCCTATGGAATTGAAAATATGCAAATGCAGGGAGCAATGGCTATTTTTGCAGTCAATTTGAAGAGAATACTGAAATTAATATAG
- a CDS encoding nuclear transport factor 2 family protein — translation MEQKHPLPPFTLETALQKIQAAEDAWNTQDPVVISKAYTIDSEWRNRDKFVNGREAIVEFLSDKWKRELNYKLKKEYWSHTDNRIAVRFEYEYMNQEGQWFRAYGNENWEFDENGLMQKRYASINDLAIQEEDRKFK, via the coding sequence ATGGAACAAAAACATCCACTTCCACCTTTCACATTGGAAACAGCTTTACAGAAAATACAGGCAGCAGAAGATGCATGGAACACTCAGGATCCGGTAGTAATCTCAAAAGCATACACCATTGATAGTGAATGGCGTAACAGAGATAAATTTGTCAACGGAAGAGAAGCTATTGTCGAATTCCTTTCTGATAAATGGAAACGAGAATTAAACTATAAGCTCAAAAAAGAGTATTGGTCTCATACCGATAACCGCATTGCTGTAAGGTTTGAGTACGAATATATGAATCAGGAAGGGCAGTGGTTCAGAGCTTATGGAAATGAGAATTGGGAATTTGACGAAAACGGTCTGATGCAAAAGAGATATGCGAGTATCAATGATTTGGCTATTCAGGAGGAAGACCGAAAATTCAAATAA
- a CDS encoding LysR family transcriptional regulator: MNLNDFKIFEAVASLGNFTKAAEAMFTVQSNVTARIKNLEEEFGAPLFSRSSRKVELTQAGETLMIYSKKLNHLIEEAKQSIGKNDVVKGQIRIGALETMIALKGPELVNSLASQFPHVDLEFRSEMRDNLISEVLSYKLDAAFVPAPIDLSDLEQFEIKTEEIVAVAPSNCKSLDDLLAQKPLKVIVFDQGCVFRARLDSWLVSKGITKYHKTEMNSIEGVINFIESGIGFSFLPKEIISTFYGSRKVKTFALPKELGMMTTVLIYKKDIPLSPALRAFLSLFDRNVESI; encoded by the coding sequence ATGAATTTAAATGACTTTAAAATATTCGAAGCTGTAGCGAGTCTTGGAAACTTTACTAAAGCTGCAGAAGCGATGTTCACTGTTCAGTCTAATGTGACCGCGCGTATCAAAAATCTTGAAGAAGAATTTGGAGCACCTTTATTTTCCAGATCTTCCCGAAAGGTAGAACTGACACAGGCTGGTGAAACTTTAATGATTTACAGTAAAAAACTAAATCATTTGATAGAGGAGGCCAAACAGTCAATCGGTAAAAATGATGTCGTAAAAGGACAGATTAGAATTGGAGCATTGGAAACGATGATAGCCTTAAAGGGACCGGAGCTGGTCAATTCGCTTGCCAGTCAATTTCCTCATGTTGATCTGGAATTCCGTTCCGAAATGAGAGACAATCTTATCAGTGAAGTGTTAAGTTATAAACTTGATGCTGCTTTTGTTCCCGCACCTATTGATCTATCTGATCTGGAACAATTTGAAATTAAAACGGAAGAAATTGTTGCTGTTGCTCCTTCAAACTGTAAAAGTCTGGATGATTTATTAGCACAAAAGCCTTTAAAGGTAATTGTCTTTGATCAGGGTTGTGTATTCAGAGCAAGGTTAGACTCCTGGCTGGTGAGTAAAGGCATTACAAAATATCATAAAACAGAGATGAATTCTATTGAAGGAGTTATTAATTTTATTGAGTCAGGCATCGGATTCAGCTTTCTTCCAAAAGAAATTATTTCTACATTTTATGGTAGTAGGAAAGTCAAGACATTTGCGCTACCAAAGGAGTTGGGAATGATGACAACGGTTTTGATCTATAAAAAAGACATCCCATTATCTCCGGCATTAAGAGCCTTTTTAAGTTTATTCGATAGAAATGTTGAATCAATTTAA
- a CDS encoding JAB domain-containing protein yields the protein MKFNIVNEIKLSYSRKGNCERSISSSVDAVDIFREHFDADEMDYRESFFALYLNQANRVLGIKKISECGISSTLVDVRIILQAALLCNASGIIISHNHPSGNLKPSSCDIKMTTQIKEAAKLMSMTLLDHVIMTSDSHMSFADEGLI from the coding sequence ATGAAATTCAATATTGTAAACGAAATTAAATTGAGCTATTCAAGAAAAGGAAATTGTGAAAGGTCTATATCGTCATCAGTGGATGCGGTAGATATTTTCAGGGAGCATTTTGATGCGGATGAAATGGATTACAGGGAATCGTTCTTTGCACTGTATCTGAATCAGGCAAACAGGGTTTTGGGGATTAAGAAAATTTCGGAGTGTGGGATTTCTTCGACATTAGTAGATGTGAGAATTATTTTGCAGGCAGCTCTTCTTTGTAATGCTTCGGGGATTATCATTTCTCATAATCATCCTTCGGGGAATTTGAAGCCGTCCAGTTGTGATATTAAAATGACGACACAGATTAAAGAAGCGGCTAAGTTGATGAGTATGACGTTGCTGGATCATGTGATTATGACTTCTGATTCGCATATGTCGTTTGCTGATGAAGGATTGATTTGA
- a CDS encoding MFS transporter has translation MNKRIIPKLSFWQIWNMNVGFFGIQYSFGLQQTAVNPLYSFLGAHAEQLPILNLAGPVTGLLIQPLIGAISDKTWSVKWGRRKPFFLLGAVFCSLALFVFPFSSSIWMAVGLLWILDAANNTAMEPYRAFIGDKLPEEQQTYGFQMQSLFVGAGITLANLSLFFFQKYLGGSSESGGIPAWVYYSFFLGSFCSIASVVWSVYKTPEIPPTDQELVILKAEKVNDTVLTPFTDIFKAIVQMPKILWQLALVYLFQWYALFCYWQFATPMIKQTLYHVSESDEEKAKQVMTLSKSISETSPDQIEWAKNILHLVEKAVGQTGLMNGFYNFVTMLSALLLIPLAVKYSSKSVYAMCLFGTGLSLFILPFVNNEYLILLPMVLFGIGWAAMMGLPYSMVSPAIPSNKRGVYMGVINMMIVIPMLIQTVSFGFIYKNLLGSNPSNAILLAGLLFILASVSVIFIKVRYRD, from the coding sequence ATGAATAAAAGAATAATTCCTAAGCTTAGTTTTTGGCAGATCTGGAATATGAATGTCGGTTTTTTCGGGATTCAGTACAGTTTTGGACTGCAGCAGACTGCTGTAAATCCACTTTATTCTTTCTTAGGAGCTCACGCAGAGCAGCTCCCTATTCTCAATTTGGCTGGTCCTGTCACAGGATTATTGATCCAGCCGCTCATCGGAGCCATCAGTGATAAAACCTGGAGTGTAAAGTGGGGTCGTCGGAAACCTTTCTTTTTACTGGGTGCGGTTTTCTGCAGTTTGGCTTTATTCGTTTTCCCATTCAGTTCTTCAATCTGGATGGCTGTTGGGCTGTTGTGGATTCTGGATGCTGCAAACAATACAGCAATGGAACCGTACAGAGCATTCATAGGTGATAAACTTCCTGAGGAGCAGCAAACGTATGGTTTCCAGATGCAGAGTTTATTTGTGGGCGCGGGAATTACGCTGGCTAACCTGTCACTTTTCTTTTTTCAAAAATATCTTGGCGGAAGTTCCGAATCCGGTGGCATCCCTGCCTGGGTGTATTACTCCTTCTTTTTAGGTTCTTTCTGTTCCATTGCCTCCGTCGTCTGGTCTGTTTACAAAACACCTGAAATCCCACCAACTGATCAAGAGCTTGTAATTCTGAAGGCAGAAAAGGTAAATGATACGGTCTTAACACCTTTTACAGATATTTTCAAAGCGATTGTTCAGATGCCGAAAATTCTTTGGCAGTTGGCTCTAGTCTATTTGTTTCAGTGGTATGCGTTGTTCTGCTACTGGCAGTTTGCAACACCGATGATAAAACAGACTCTTTATCACGTATCGGAAAGCGATGAGGAAAAGGCAAAACAGGTGATGACCCTTTCAAAAAGTATTTCAGAAACTTCTCCGGATCAAATTGAATGGGCTAAAAACATCCTTCATTTGGTGGAGAAAGCCGTTGGACAAACAGGCTTGATGAATGGATTTTATAATTTTGTAACAATGCTTTCTGCGTTGCTTTTGATTCCCCTTGCAGTCAAATATTCCTCCAAAAGCGTCTACGCAATGTGTCTTTTCGGCACAGGGTTATCATTATTTATTTTACCTTTTGTCAACAATGAATATTTGATATTACTTCCAATGGTACTTTTTGGAATAGGGTGGGCAGCAATGATGGGATTGCCATATTCAATGGTTTCACCTGCGATTCCTTCAAATAAAAGAGGCGTATATATGGGGGTGATCAATATGATGATTGTGATCCCAATGTTGATTCAGACAGTATCTTTTGGTTTTATATACAAGAATCTACTCGGAAGTAATCCTTCTAATGCCATTCTTTTAGCAGGTTTGTTATTTATCCTGGCTTCGGTCTCTGTTATTTTTATCAAAGTTAGATATAGAGATTAA
- a CDS encoding alpha/beta fold hydrolase, giving the protein MNSIKLMTAFMVLTLNNFMMSQSKTNIQSETEQSVSQIHYRNTKVNGVNIFYREAGPKDAPTILLLHGYPTSSHMFRNLIPILSKKFHVIAPDLPGFGYSDAPDRSQFDYTFDNMTKIMQGFIDGLGLKRFAIYVFDYGAPTGYRLALANPEKITGIISQNGNAYVEGLSSGWNPIRKYWENETEENRDALRSSFVTFEATKFQYFEGVADSSLIAPESYTLDQFFLDRPDSKEKQLDLLQDYRSNVALYPKFQEYFRTYQPKLLAVWGSKDPFFLPAGAEAYKKDIPKATVKFYDTGHFALETHVEEIGIEIIKFLDHLPK; this is encoded by the coding sequence ATGAACAGTATTAAACTCATGACCGCCTTTATGGTCTTAACACTAAATAATTTTATGATGTCACAATCTAAAACAAACATTCAAAGTGAGACAGAACAATCTGTATCTCAAATACACTACCGAAATACTAAGGTAAACGGTGTAAATATTTTTTATCGTGAGGCAGGTCCCAAGGATGCACCGACAATTTTACTTTTACACGGATATCCCACTTCGTCTCACATGTTTAGAAATCTGATTCCGATACTTAGTAAAAAATTTCACGTCATAGCACCTGACCTTCCTGGTTTTGGTTACAGCGATGCGCCAGACAGAAGTCAATTTGATTATACTTTTGACAATATGACAAAGATTATGCAGGGATTTATTGATGGTTTAGGTTTAAAACGTTTCGCTATTTATGTATTTGATTACGGAGCACCTACCGGCTACAGATTAGCATTAGCAAATCCTGAAAAAATAACAGGAATTATTTCACAAAACGGAAATGCTTATGTAGAAGGACTAAGTTCAGGCTGGAATCCTATCAGAAAATATTGGGAAAATGAGACTGAAGAAAACAGGGATGCTTTACGGTCATCTTTTGTAACTTTCGAAGCAACAAAGTTCCAATATTTTGAAGGCGTAGCAGATTCTTCTTTGATTGCTCCGGAATCTTATACTTTAGATCAGTTCTTTCTTGATCGTCCGGATTCAAAGGAAAAGCAATTAGATCTCTTGCAAGATTATAGATCCAATGTGGCGTTATATCCTAAATTTCAGGAATACTTCAGAACATATCAACCGAAATTATTAGCAGTATGGGGAAGTAAAGATCCATTCTTTTTACCTGCAGGTGCAGAAGCATATAAGAAGGATATACCGAAAGCTACCGTAAAATTTTACGATACCGGTCATTTTGCACTAGAAACTCATGTGGAAGAAATAGGAATTGAAATAATAAAGTTTTTAGATCATCTGCCTAAATAA
- a CDS encoding toxin-antitoxin system YwqK family antitoxin, translating into MREPIIHHEHPELEYNLWGNNHLKYKGILFTGTIFFDDTNPVSYVEYKNGEYDGNEIAYHQNGQLAEKNFYHEGRYISGKMIYENGQLRHNSENENIIFDEDGLITKKNNVWYYKSGKARLIAEDLKTEIYTEAGDLAILIETVRDDSKRIPVFQTTYYHQVLIKDYNNLTDHIYLYPEDNFEFRQLIFVHVNAWIIEVFRSVNRTEAIHIVNKMISESDNRLKQNLDYRIESVEKTFIHNSKIFIKLLEKGEFDNNDHNFNRSFSKLIF; encoded by the coding sequence ATGAGAGAACCTATAATTCATCATGAGCACCCTGAACTCGAGTATAATCTCTGGGGAAACAATCATCTAAAATACAAAGGGATTCTTTTTACAGGAACCATTTTTTTTGATGATACTAATCCTGTTTCATACGTCGAATATAAAAATGGTGAGTATGACGGAAATGAGATAGCGTATCACCAAAACGGACAGTTAGCTGAAAAGAATTTTTATCATGAAGGCAGGTACATTTCCGGTAAAATGATTTATGAAAATGGACAGTTACGTCATAATTCAGAAAACGAAAATATTATTTTTGACGAAGATGGACTAATCACGAAGAAAAATAATGTCTGGTATTACAAGAGTGGAAAAGCACGGCTAATAGCTGAAGATTTAAAGACTGAAATTTACACAGAGGCTGGCGATCTGGCAATCTTAATTGAAACTGTCCGAGATGATTCTAAAAGAATTCCGGTATTCCAAACAACTTATTATCATCAAGTTTTAATTAAAGACTACAATAATCTTACAGATCATATTTATTTGTATCCCGAAGATAATTTTGAATTCAGACAACTTATTTTTGTTCATGTAAACGCTTGGATCATCGAAGTTTTTAGATCTGTCAATCGAACAGAGGCAATTCATATAGTCAACAAGATGATTAGTGAAAGTGATAATAGGCTAAAGCAAAATCTTGATTACAGAATTGAGAGTGTTGAAAAAACATTTATTCATAACTCAAAAATATTCATCAAGCTACTTGAAAAAGGTGAATTTGATAATAACGATCATAATTTTAATCGCAGCTTTTCAAAACTGATATTTTAA
- a CDS encoding IS630 family transposase, whose protein sequence is MRKKRCEIEFRKSKEEIKYLKHLHSIDYIDLYFGDASHFSTVPNVPYAWQTKDDPVLLPSDRSKSWSVLGLMTPCSKLFQRTYEGSVNSQIMIDFLDEFCEKITKKTVIILDNAPIHKSKIFTVKVKEWEERDLIIYFIPPYSPELNLIEILWRFVKYQWLPFDAFTNFVSLKKHLNEILDNFGSKYMINFS, encoded by the coding sequence TTGCGAAAAAAAAGATGTGAAATCGAGTTTAGAAAAAGTAAGGAAGAAATAAAATATTTAAAACACTTGCATTCAATTGATTATATTGATTTGTATTTTGGGGACGCAAGCCATTTTAGCACAGTTCCAAATGTTCCTTATGCTTGGCAAACCAAAGATGACCCAGTTTTATTGCCATCAGATCGCTCAAAAAGTTGGAGTGTTTTAGGTTTGATGACTCCTTGTTCAAAACTTTTTCAAAGAACTTATGAAGGAAGTGTAAATTCACAAATAATGATTGACTTTTTGGATGAGTTTTGCGAAAAAATCACAAAGAAAACAGTCATTATTTTAGATAATGCTCCAATTCATAAGAGTAAAATTTTTACTGTAAAAGTCAAAGAATGGGAAGAACGAGATTTAATCATTTATTTTATACCGCCATATTCTCCTGAACTAAATTTAATTGAGATTTTGTGGCGTTTTGTAAAATATCAATGGCTTCCATTTGATGCTTTTACTAATTTTGTATCATTAAAAAAACACTTAAATGAAATTTTAGATAATTTTGGATCAAAATATATGATTAATTTTTCGTAA
- a CDS encoding DUF4099 domain-containing protein, producing the protein MNNLGSYTKNSAASTLLVLRHSSNSVGIVQSVAPNGNLIELEPDSNGVDTMMRIDPIEGSFMDFYTDFYHQLKNPDEFSFFKVTEFEAYETARVLQQYVNNLSTDEKEELKKYEVSINTVDVLRSKKDLEIDEVGRESSYIKSSSIAVNPKYRYQVEDVNWVAMAEIGLDKKNLEESGVLECLLKGYKTAILISVKCDGGENENTVNARLQLKLDDNGEVVLHIHRVQNKVDFRKKFLGHRFSKEDRLNLFSCGNMGRVVELVNSATGEVVSSLVSLDKLTNELFSLRMEFVRIPKIVCGVALSDEQKEVLRNGKLLFVENMLSKSKRLFNATLQFNAEKQWVEFFFFKKVKVQSLTDSNGVGTPTTFRGKCLCKWQMDKLKAGEAAYISGLMSEKGKEYQGYIRFDEGESRIVFSFKKPS; encoded by the coding sequence ATGAATAATTTAGGAAGTTATACAAAAAATTCAGCAGCCAGCACTTTATTGGTGCTTCGTCATAGTAGTAATTCAGTTGGGATTGTGCAGTCTGTAGCACCCAACGGAAACCTTATTGAATTGGAGCCTGACAGTAATGGTGTCGATACGATGATGCGGATTGATCCTATAGAAGGTTCATTTATGGATTTCTACACAGATTTTTATCATCAACTAAAAAATCCTGACGAGTTTTCATTTTTTAAAGTGACGGAATTTGAAGCGTATGAAACAGCCAGAGTTTTGCAGCAGTATGTTAATAATTTGTCGACCGATGAGAAAGAGGAATTGAAAAAGTATGAGGTTTCTATTAATACGGTGGATGTTTTAAGAAGTAAAAAGGATTTGGAAATAGATGAAGTTGGTCGGGAAAGTTCTTATATAAAATCATCTTCTATAGCTGTTAATCCTAAATACCGTTATCAGGTTGAAGATGTGAATTGGGTTGCGATGGCTGAAATAGGTCTTGATAAAAAGAACTTGGAGGAATCGGGTGTGTTGGAATGTTTGCTGAAAGGATATAAAACGGCAATATTGATTTCTGTTAAATGTGATGGTGGGGAGAATGAGAACACTGTAAACGCACGGTTACAATTGAAGTTGGATGATAATGGGGAAGTGGTGTTGCATATTCATCGTGTGCAGAATAAGGTTGATTTCAGGAAGAAGTTTTTGGGGCATAGGTTTTCAAAAGAAGATCGGTTGAATCTTTTTAGTTGCGGAAATATGGGAAGAGTAGTGGAACTTGTTAATTCTGCTACGGGCGAGGTGGTTTCATCGCTTGTGAGTTTGGACAAGCTGACCAATGAATTGTTTTCTTTGAGAATGGAATTTGTGAGGATTCCAAAGATAGTTTGTGGTGTAGCTTTAAGTGATGAGCAAAAGGAGGTTCTTCGTAACGGGAAACTGTTGTTTGTTGAAAATATGCTGTCTAAAAGTAAAAGACTTTTTAATGCAACGTTGCAGTTTAACGCAGAAAAGCAATGGGTTGAGTTTTTCTTTTTTAAGAAAGTAAAAGTTCAGAGTTTAACGGATAGCAATGGAGTGGGGACTCCGACAACTTTTCGGGGGAAGTGTCTTTGTAAATGGCAGATGGATAAGTTGAAGGCTGGGGAAGCGGCTTATATTAGTGGGTTAATGAGTGAGAAAGGTAAGGAGTATCAGGGGTATATTCGTTTTGATGAGGGGGAGAGTAGGATTGTGTTTTCTTTTAAAAAGCCGAGTTAA